The Pseudopipra pipra isolate bDixPip1 chromosome 29, bDixPip1.hap1, whole genome shotgun sequence DNA segment AGAGCTGGAGCTCTGAGAAGGAACTTTTCTGCAGCCTTTTATTTGCTAAGGCGTGGAAAAACATGCCTTAATTTAAGGATGTTTCCCCTCCAAGGTGAATAAAGAAAAAGGGGTTGTTATAATCCTGCAGTTCAATTGTGAGTAACTCTGGTTCCATGAACACAGAGAAGCACCTTCCAGTCTCTTATGCAATTGTATCTGAGTGACCTAATAATGTCCATTAGGAATTCTCCTTCCAACAGGTGCTTAATTTTATCCCATGCCTGGGAAAGGACCAAAAGAAAGTTGAAGATGTCATATTTCCATGGCAACAACCCAagcacagcagccctgggaggaggcagaggagagactggactTTCCCTCGTCAGCCCACCAGAAAGTTCTGAAGGACCTGTAGCTTGGGAATTAGTTGGAAGCTAAAAGGATATGTAATTTTATGGTAGTACAGGTTTTATCTTAGATCTGAACAATTCTGCTTAATAATACTTATTTGGTTTAATACAATTCATTCACTATGAGAAATAAATGgatattttcacatttctgcaaATTCGCTGGCCAGCTTTCTAACAAAGAGGGCTGTTGAGCACTTCAAGCTTTCTACTGACTCCACACCACTTCCACAATACTTATTTTTACAAGTTTAGCTGAAAGatggaggagaaagaagaaaacacatccAGTTGTTTGTAGCTGATGTGAACCTTTACCAGAGCTCagtcatggaatatcctgagggaagggaaccacaaggatcatccagtccaggatatcccaacaatcccaccccgtccctcagagcattgtccaaaccttcctggagctctggcagccttggggctgtgcccactgccctggggagcctgttcagtgcccaccaccctctgggggaaggattttcctgagatccaccctgagcctgccctggcacagctccagcccttccctggctcctgaGAGAGCAGGGATTGGAGCTGTCCCCCCACACAGCACAGTCTGTCCCCCTGAACAGAACCTGGGCCCCCAACCAGGGGTTTTGTTTCCCAAAgccaagaggaaaaataaacccaaagcAACCCCAAGGGAGGCCCCGGGACTCACcttgcccagcagctcctggggcaggtAGGCAGAGCTGGGTTTGAAGAGCGAGCCCGTCTGGCTGAGGGTGGTCACAACAGCCCCTCCACTCTGAAAGGCAGGGCAGAAACAAACCCTGAGAGCTGCAAGCACGGCTCTGCTTCACAATCAACCCACCAGGAACCTCCTTCTTGGGAGATGGAGCTGCTAGGGCAAGTCCAGAGTGGGCCGTGGAGGTTCCAGggtggagcccctctgctctggagccaggctgggagagctgggggggttcccctggagaagagaaggctccagggagacctgagagcccctggcagggcctaaaggggctccaggagagctggagagggagtggggacaagggatggagggacaggacacagggaatggcttcccactgactaagggggatgttgggaagggattcttggctgtgagggtggggaggccctggcacaggttgcccagagaagctgtggctgcccctggatccctggaagtgcccaaggccaggctggatggagcttggagcaacctgggccagtggaaggtgtccctgcccatggcagggggtgggactggatgagctggatgagctttaaggtcccttccaacccaaaccagtctgggattccgTGATTCTTTGATCTTACATCAATTCCAAAATTCTATAAAATGGACTTAAAATGCTCCTGACCACGTTAACTCTGCTACTCCAGGTCcatgggggcacagggaacacaCAGCTTgtgttcccagcactgccatttAAACATCTCTTACCTGTAAATGGCTTTGTTTGCAAAcaactgaaatgcttttttaaaaaggacCTTTAAATCTGAAGCCCAACTTGTGGGAGCTCTGAGCATCCAGGGGACTgaaaaagcaggaggaggagttGACCTTCAGGGACTAAAACTTCTAACcagttaaaaaaatcataaacccAGATGTCCTAAGGGCTATCAAACACCTCCAGCTCGGGGTCCCACACTGGAATTCAGCACAGGAATTGGGCAGTGCTGTGGATTTGAGCTGTTCTCCTTCTCTTTGGGTGATCCCAGAAGCACTGATGAGACACCAGCACTGGTGGAGAcccagctgggctgcagaaCCTGTGGCCTTTGGGCCTGGGGTGGCTTTAGTGGCTGAGAGTGACACCCCAAAAGGCCCAGCCTGGAACTCACCCAGTCGTTCATCACCATCTTCCTCAGGTTGTGCACAAGTGTCAGCTCCTCTGGAGACACCTGGGGAACATTTGACACAtcagctttggggtttttttttctgccagcagCTTCTGCCTGACACAGgaattcccctcccctccctcccatcaGCCCGGGAGGACCCTCTGTGTCCTTCAGGCAGGTTTTTCCCTGGGAGGATCCTCTGTGTCCTTTGGGCAGGTTTTTCCCTGGGAGGATCCTCTGTGTCCTTCAGGCAGGTTTTTCCCTGGGAGGATCCTCCGTGTCCTTTGGGCAGGTTTTTCCCTGGGAGGATCCTCCGTGTCCTTTGGGCAGGTTTTTCCCTCGGCCCTGCAGCTCCAAGCCCGAGCATTGGCTGCAGAGGGAACCCCCCAGGCCTTCGCTGCTCTAACAACACCCCCCAGCTCTTCTGCCTTCAGGAGGGACCTTCCTTCCCCAAAAACACGGGCCTGGCAGGGAGGGACCGTCCTTCCCTAAAAACATGGGCCTGGCAAGGGAGGGACCGTCCTTCCCTAAAAACACGGGCCTGGCAGGGAGCGAGCATCTCATCTCCCAGGGATCACTGATGAGCTGAAGCTGCAcaaacccccctcccctgcccctggccccgtcagcagggcaggagggacccccagccccgtCCTCACAGGGCTCTTGTCCTCCCTCCTGAGCGTCGTGCGGCCCCACAGCGCGTTGACCCCGTCCACGGCCACGAGCAGCCGGAAGGTTCCGAGGGGGCTCTGCtgcttcagctccctcagcacgACCCCCACGGCATCACTGGCAGTCCTGACCCGTGCCAGGCCCTGGGGAAAGGGAACAGGGCTCAGTGTGGACTCCTGGCACAGTCCTGACCCGTGCCAGGCCCTGGGGAAAGGGAACAGGGCTCAGGAAAGGGAACGGGAACAGGGCTCAGCAAAGGGAACAGGGCTCAGGACAGGGAACAGGGCTCaggacagggaatggggctcagcacagggaacaGGGCTCAGCAAAAGGAATagggctcagcacagggaacaGGGCTTAGCACAGGGAACAGGGCTCaggacagggaatggggctCAGGAAAGGGAATAGGGCTCaggacagggaatggggctcagcacagggaacaGGGCTCAGCAAAGGGAAcagggctcagcacagggaacaGGGCTCAGCAAAGGGAACAGGGCTCAGCAAAGGGAACAGGGCTCAGCAAAGGGAACAGGGCTCAGCAAAGGGAACAGGGATCAGCAAAGGGAACAGGGCTCAGCAGAGGGAACAGGGATCAGCAGAGGGAAGAGGGCTCAGCAAAGGGAACAGGGAACAGGGATTGGCAAAGGGAACAGGGCTCAGCAAAGGGAACAGGGCTCAGCAGAGGGAAcagggctcagcagggctggccTGGCACGGGGTAACGCAAAGGGGGTCTGGGCTGCCCCtcctggggggaaggaggagaaaccAGCAGCaagaggggacacgggggggtcagtggggacacagaggggacacagaggggacacagaggggacaggaggcCCAGGGAACACAGAGGACACACAGAGGAGACAGGGGGAACACGCTGGGGGAACACacaggggacaggcaggggacacaggggggacacggggggacacacAGGAGACAGAGGGAACACAGTGGGAACAGGAGACACACaggggacacacacaggggacatggagggacacgagggacatggggacacacaagggacacaggggacacagggggacacaggggacacaggggggacacacaggggtCATAGGGGGGAAACACGGGACACacaggggggacaggggacacaggAGACAcacaggggacatggggacacacaAGAGACACACAGGGGACACAGAAGGGAAACATGGGGGGTACACAGGAGACACAGGGGACATGGGTGACACAGGGGACACAGAGGAGACAGGGGACACACAGGGGACACAGAAGGGAACACACAGGGGAGACACAGGGGAGACACAGGAACACAGGGGACACGGGTgacacaggggggacacaggggggacacagaggggacacagaggggacaggagaCACGGAGGACACACAGGGCATACACAGAGCACATACACACAGATCCATCACATCCCCCATGACGTTTTTtgtccccttccctttcccaggaCTCCCATCCCTCAGGGCTCCCGGAGCTGTTTGCTCCCCACACAGACAGGGGGATCTCCTGGCTCCAGGTGGGGCCCCCCAGGATTGTCCCTGTGGGTTATTCCTCACCtgctccaccacctcccccaAGGGCCTGCCCTCCTCGGTGCTCTCCCGTTTGCCCCACACGTATTTCCTCTGGGTTTTTATCTGTGGGAAGAGAACTACAGTGAGactggggaggaactggggcaaaGGATGGATTCCTGGTTCttccatggaatcacaggatcagccaggctgggaaaaccctctgagatcaccaagtccagccCTTGCTCCAACCCCACCAGCCcgtggcactgatgccacatccagtctgggCTTAAAATCCTGCAGGGAATGgagggtggggactccaccccctccctgggcagcccattccaatggctgagcactctctctggaaagaattccttcctaatgtccaacctaaacctcccctggctcagctggagcccctcctgtcctgctgctggttcctgggagcagagcccgaccccccctcctgtcaggagTTGTGCAGAGTggggaggtctcccctgagcctcctcctgtccaggctgagcccccccagctccctcagcctctcctcacgggaattgtgctccagccccttccccagccgggctgctcttccctggccctgctccagcccctccatgtccttcctgagctgagggcccagagctggacacggCCCTCGAGGGGAGGCCTCCCAGGGgcacaatccctgccctgctcctgctgccccctgATCCCGAGCCAGGTCAGGATCCATCGGCCCTCTtggccccctgggcacactctggctcctgttcagcttcctgcccatcccaaatcccagctcccttccccctctggcccagcccggggggctgccgggggttgttgtgcccctgggcctggttgaacctcatcccgttggaatcagcccctggatccagcctgtccaggtccctctgcagagccctcctgccttccagcagatccacccccagcttggtgtcccCTGCACGTTTGTGATGGTTCACTGGATCCCCTCACCCCGATCATCAATAGAGACATtgaacaggactgggcccaactggggacacccccagtgcccagatcccccctggatgcagctccatccccctggacacacccccagtgcccagatcccccctggatgcagctccatccccctggacacacccccagtgcccagatcccccctggatgcagctccatccccctggggacacccccagtgcccagatcccccctggatgcagctccatccctTTGGGAACACCCCCAGTGCCCAGATCcacctggatgcagctccatccccctggggacacccccagtgcccagatccacctggatgcagctccatccccctggggacacccccagtGCCCAGATCCCCCCTGGACACACCCCCAGTGCCCAGATCCcgcctggatgcagctccatccccctggggacacccccagtGCCCAGATCCCatctggatgcagctccatccccctggggacacccccagtgcccagatcccccctggatgcagctccatccccagcacCCCTCAGGCTCTTGACCCAGCAGGGAATGTCCCTGCCCAAGCCATGGGCTGAAGCTTTTCCAGGGCAGACGATTCCCAAGGCTCTGCTGAAGGCTGGGCAGACACAGCCACCCCTTCCCTCACCCCCAGGGTCCCCTGGGCCTGAAAGGACATTGTGGGggggtcaggcaggacctgcccttcctaaacctgccctggttGGCTCCACAAACCTCTCTCAGGAATCGTTCGTTGGTGGTTTTGAAGTTCTTGAGCCAGGCCGAGGCCTGCAGAGGCTGATCCAGCCGCTCCTTCTTGTAGGAGGACTGCAAGAGCTCCCTgcagttcttcacccagagatgagctgggagcagaaggaaaacagttgGTTTGCattgtttatcttttttttttctttttttttttttccagtcaaaaCAATGGTGTGAGGTGGGGGAGGTTATTGCTTGTCCTTATCCTGCTACACTGGTAAGGAAagtcagagaatcatggaatgggttgggttgggagggaccttaaagctcattccaccccctgccatgggcagggacaccttccactggcccaggttgctccaagccccatccaacctggccttggacacttccagggatggggcagccacagcttctctgggcaacctgtgccagggcctccccaccctcccagggaggaatttcctcctaatatccaatctaaatctaccctctgtCACTTTGAAGCCGTTCAcacttgtcctgtccctccatcccttggaaatagtctctccatctttcctgtagctcctgcaggcactggaaggccacagtcaggtcaccccaaagcttctcttctccaggctgaacaatcccaattctcccagcctttcctcccagcagagctgctctgatcatcctggggcctcctctggacttgctccaacagctgcatgtccttcctctgctgggaacatggagctggaggcagcactccTCCAGCTTTACTGGAGGACTCTCCCTTGGGAGCAGAGGATCCACACAGACCCACACACTGGGGAAAATCAGACTGACTCAAACCCTGTGTGAgctaattattattattattatattatattttattatcataatatataaaatatatattataatattataatatattataatctaattatattataatagtataattatatattatattatccaaatcttcatttgcaaagcctagccatgatgattatattataattattattattattatattattaataataattattatgcTCTGCtttatttgggggttttgtgctTTATAAACCTTTTCTAGGGGAAAACAAGGGTGATTTGCTGTGGCCCCAGCCCACAGCtctccctgggagcagcatgTCCCGGAGCAGCAGGTGTTTggtgtggggacagaggggactCTGCTGTTCTCACCGTCGGGGATGTGCAGcaccagccagccctgcctggagcagAAGTGAACCACGTGGCACAGGGTCATGGTCTTCCCTGTTCCCCTCTCACCATCTCCAACAGGCACTGTCAAGGAAAGTCTCCAAAAACCACTTCAGCTCACACC contains these protein-coding regions:
- the DAP3 gene encoding small ribosomal subunit protein mS29 codes for the protein MLRSLKGLACRSLKLEQGCGLPTAAKECLSSVASQDVPTPQRPRAVFHTSESDPAKHTEQHEGRHYNIPLEEVKAVFPHGLPYRFQQQIRTFNEACVMVRRPALELFAYLRGTNLAHPAVRYVIYGERGTGKTMTLCHVVHFCSRQGWLVLHIPDAHLWVKNCRELLQSSYKKERLDQPLQASAWLKNFKTTNERFLREIKTQRKYVWGKRESTEEGRPLGEVVEQGLARVRTASDAVGVVLRELKQQSPLGTFRLLVAVDGVNALWGRTTLRREDKSPVSPEELTLVHNLRKMVMNDWSGGAVVTTLSQTGSLFKPSSAYLPQELLGKEGFDALDPFVPILVPNYSPREFESCYGYYLERRWLQHEQARTEDGKAELQFLSGSNPRQLDRLAGPL